CAAAAGTTTCTTTAAGATCTCTAGTTTGAATCAGATTTGTCAAGTTTATCCTGactcaaaatatattttatcatAAAAGTTCAGTACAGAGCATTTCGTATTTCATTAAGTAGACAAATTGTCAGAGACTGACGAGTAAAATATACTTAATGAAACCATACTAATTGTATTACTTCTTTCCTCGAATAGCTAATGTGgaaatttattttcaaaatctAAGTTATTCAGTGATAAAATATCCTAGTTTAGTCACCTTGCAGCTTGTATTTTCAAGGGTTTTTTGTGTATTCATAAATATATTATCTCTCAGGGTTTTTCCTGCATGCAAAAATTTCTAGGTTtctaacaaaaatattttagccccttttctttttagactgtattttatttacttcaACATTACATgcattcttgttttttaaaatgtccagAAATAAATTCAGATTTCTGTTAAGTAAGGTGACAGAGACTCGCCGCCTTCACTGTGTGCCAGGCAGTTGTGCTAGTGTGTTATGGTCATTAATCAAAGGGTCACCAGTGTCCAGGAAAAAACCTGAGCTCTGCGTCATGTTTGCAGCGAACTGTGCATTTAAAGTGTGTTAGTTACTTCACCACTCAGCATCCAGAAAAACAGCTTTATACTCTAATATTTAAAGGCAGAGAGTTTCTTATTGATAGCCAACTTTGTATTATCAGCTCAAGGTAATAACATGACTGGTGATTGCTGAGCCGAGTCAGCTGTCTGCTCCATGATTTTTAGGTATTATGTGGTTAACTATTGAAGCTTAAATGGAAGCCATCAGCTTTCATGGAATCTTTTACTTACCTGTACATAATTTAGTTTTTGTGCCATTAATTTGTAGAATAATAAATCCTCAATGCCTGTTTTACATTTCTATTTCCCATTCGTGGATCCTTCAAAATTTATGATGTCGTGTAATCACTTAAATTATGGATTTTGTGGGTGTTGTTAATGTCATGTGAGACACATAAGCCACTTGAACTATCATGATATCTTGCCACTATGCACTCATTGCTTCAGACGTTATTTTTAAGTAGGCCTTGAAGAGCCAGACACTTGtccacattttctactcctcCACAGAGGCCCGTCGCTGCATCAGTTTCATTTATTGGGCACTGACATTTAGTATTTATATCTGATTTCAGATCAGGTAATTCATTATGTTAAAGCGGCAGTACAGTGTGTTTCATAACGTCAAATTTATGTCGTTGTTACTCGGCATACCTGGTTGAAACGATAACGGGTTAAAAGCTGAAGCGTACACAGACAGATGGTGATGATGGTCAAACAAGAAATATCAGGTTATTTCATTGGAAACTGCTAGAAGTTAAATGCAGGAAACTGACTTAAGAGCAAGCGACAAGAATTTGAAATGGCCTTGTGGccagaattttttttctaaatttccTTACTCCTCTCTCGCTAAAGaatattgtgtttatttcacTTTGTTACCACTGATAAAAGGATAATATTAGATGATTTTTGTACACAAACCTCCCGTTCCCTAAAAAAATCTCCTTGTTTTAAGAAACCGGTCCAACAGATGGTAAGATTAAATCTTTGACGCTGGCACAGTTTTCATTCTGgaaccttttatttttttaaaaccaagACTAGGTGTCAAGGAAAGGTGTCAGGTGGTATTTCTTCAGCTTTGAAATATTTGCTGTGATGTGACAGTTTTGAAATGATCGTTAATGTGCTCGGTGACTGACTGACTTGGATGCGCTGAGTGTGTGTTGTCAGAGGACTGTTGCAGCTCTGTGACCCTCTTTTTCTGGATGAAGTTTGGCAGAGTCAGGACATAATGTTCATGTGATGAATTCTTTATACTTCAACAGAGGGAACTCCATTTGCTGGTGGCATTTTCCGAATGCGTCTGGTCCTCGGGAAGGACTTCCCTGCGGTTCCACCCAAAGGGTATTTCCTGACCAAGATTTTTCACCCCAACGTGGGTCATAAGGGAGAGATCTGTGTCAACGTGCTGAAGAGGGACTGGAAGGCAGAACTCGGCCTCAAACATGTCTTATTGGTAAGAAGGatgatctgtgtgtttgtttcagtaTCACTTGTGTTGGGGCCACTAATTTCACATCTCTTTCCTTCACTTTTCATACAGACAATCAAGTGTCTTCTAATCCATCCGAACCCAGAATCAGCTCTGAACGAAGAGGCCGGCCGCTTGCTGTTAGAGGACTATGCCGAGTACGAGTCCCGGGCCCGCCTGCTCACGGAGATCCACGCCATGGGCGGCACTTCTGGGGCACCTCAGGATCCTAATGACGGCCCTCAGCCAAAGAAGCATGCAGGTGACCCGATGAAGAGAGCGGGACCCAGTGCGGCGTCTGTGCCGGCAGCTCTGGGTAATGGAGCCAACGGAGccagcaccaccaccagcaATAGCAACAGTAATAGTAGCACTAATAACGTAGCAGGGAAGAAGAAAGCAGATAAAAAGCGTGCGTTGAGGCGACTTTAATACCTCCATAGAAATTCTCAgtgggtgtgtgcgtgtgtgcctgtgtttgtttgaatgtgGGAGagtaaatttaaatattgaAGTATACTGATGATGTTTTTGTTCCCTTTGACTCTTTATACCCTGAAAATCCAGACTTCCCACTTTGTACTTATACCTTATTCTTTGTCTTTCCATCACTCTGTCTCGTCCTGTTGGTGTCACGGGTTTAATTCTTCCCATACCTGAAGACAGTGACAAATTGTTGCTTTTCTGAAATGAAAGAATACACTTTCAGTCTAAAAAACGAAAAACCATCATGCCATCAGTTGTGCTTTTCCTTTGGCCTACTGTGAATGAATGACACTTAATGCGATTCACTGTGCAAACCACGGCCTCTGATGTCTGTCCATTAATGGGATATAGCTCCTGTCGTCTCAGACTTAATAGCAGCCATTTTTTAAAGCGTTTCTTGGTAAAAGCAGCTGTGATGGTACTGTGTACTGCACAGCCTGACTCATTGTCGAGTCTGAACCACGATGCTACCTTAAAGTCAGGTTTTTAAATTCAGCTCAAAGGAAATGATGGAAGAAGGCCCTAAAATTATGCAACGTCCAAATTGTATTTTTCGTTTTGTGATCCAATTTAGGTAAAGGTGTAAAGGTATGGATTGTTTCAAGTAAAGGAAgtctgctgttttttgttttgttttttctgactttttaaaactgtttcacTGACCAGTATTttcaaaagctgtttttaatCGACACGTCCATATTCAGCTGTCTTGTGGTTGTGTGTGAAGATGTAGCTCAGTGGCTGTAAGGGAACAGGGTAGATGGCATGCGCATGCCACCTCAACTGTTCTCTGTATTTAGGCATACTGTGGTGTGACTCGCTTCAACTACCCCTGCCTCCTCACAAAAGCAGCATGTCCTCTCAGATGCACCGCACGCTGACCAGCCGTGTGGGTACCAGAGATGACAAGTGCCTAGTTTGAACCAACTTGCCCCTCCATCCGTGGCAACTGCAGGGTTTCTCGGGCAGATTTTCTTTCCGTTCTTAAATGCATGCGGGGCCTACATTTCCCAAGGAAACACACTGAAGCGCTGTTTTAATTTGGATGGAAAAGATGCCTCTGAAACTCCTGTTACTGTGCACACTGTCTGGCTGGATATCTTGTGtccattttaaattatttaaattaataaaatgttgaaataCCAGAAGTGAAATGGAAAATCGACTCCTGTTTGCGTTTTTTCTTTGGTCCTCTTCTGTCAAGCAATGTTGAAATTAATGCTAAGAACAAATGCAAATGAGGCTTTTCCAGTGACGTGTATTAGCGCTTCATTTTGTTTATAGTGGTCTCCTGCTCTGCAGTGATGGAATAACTAATATGAGGAAAACGAGTAATTGCATCCACCCCAGCAAACCAGTGAGCTGGAGTGCACCCGGTGGAGTGCACCCGGTAGAGCGTCACTGGGCCATCTAATGAAGAGCTCCACTGGCCTCTGCTGCCAACATGCAGCAGCCCACCCACCTGTGTAGAAATAGCAGCCTGCCATGCAGGTAATTATCAGACCCTTCTTAGACACCTGGGGCTCCGTATAACCCTTTACACCTTCCGCAAGACCCATTTTGGAAGTGCTTGCCTCCTTCAACACCTGGTATAAACCTCCAAACGGTGAAAACCCACACCGTGCTATTAATCATAAACACAGTTTCACTGAAGATTTTGacgtgtgtgagagagatgtAGTCTGGGGCAGGTGTAATATGAATGCATGCTGGTGTTTCTGTCACATAAGTGCGTGACTCATCCTGTAGGCCTGATGTGCAATCAGTGATTGCGTTTATTGGGAGGACAGTCGTCGGGGGATCGATCCTAAACCCGGTTTCATTCATGCGTGGTGTTGATCTCAGAGGATCACGAGGTTTGTAAGACGGCGCAAACACGAGCCAACTTGATCTCTTACAAACCTACCGTTACCTCTCATCCAACTatcctcttttttcttctctggaTTTCCACCTGCCCGGCTCGTCCTACACTCACAGAAATCAAGACTTGTCAGTGTAGGTTTGAGTCTAATTGACAGTTTCGTTCACGCTTCAGTGTTAAGGCTTTTGCGCCAATCCTCTCCCCTTCCCCGTTTTCATCGCTTTCATAATTGCCACCAACATAATGACACAGTTGCTGTGGCAACCATGTCTgtgtctctcttttctctctctctctttctcgcacacacacgtacacaaacacacactttggaTCTTCCCCTCACTTTACCGGCTGCTTTAAATTTTGCAagttttcttccctttttttcgggGGGGggcttttatacatttttttccaaTTCGTTATTTTTTACTTCTTCGGAAAGAACAGCAGCCAAATCCCTGGTCGACACTTTTTTTTtcgtttatgtttatttattaatttttatcaGAGCCAGTAAAACGTATGCAGGCCTTCAAGGGCACTCAACTAAAGATGGAAATTAAATGGAGGAGAGTAAAGATGAACACCACCAGTTGAATGGGCCTATTGACCATCAGCGCCGAGCGGAGCGCGGAGTCTCATCAGCGCCTGTCTGACCGGCCAATCACAGCGCTCCCCCACTGGTGGACCTCAGTGAGGCCAGTCGCAGTTTAGGCGGTGTAACCTATAGGCTATCGCGTGGAAACGATTAACTGAACCAGTCTCAGTCAGTTTCTAGATGGAGAAAGTGAGCCTGGCGGATATTTTGTTGGTGAAAAGCTTCACATTTTTGCGCACCTGACATGCGAATCCGGCTACTTTGCGTGCTGTCCGGGATAGTTACTCTGCAGGCTAACTTGTGCCGTACACCAGGCGGAAATTTCCGACGTAGTGTGTAGATGAAGTGCTTTGTCACATGTATCAGAAAATCTCAGAACATCTCGTTGTTCAccgactctctctctcccctcctctcCCGCTCGCGTTTCCCCCCCTTCGTCTTTCCGCCGTCATGATGGATTATCAATAGCCTGATGGAGACACAACAAGACCGATCGAGATTTGCTGCACTTCTAAAACACACGGGCAATTAAAACAAGTGGCACATCCAGCAACAGTTCACCATCTTCTGCTACAATAACAGGCTGCCATCTGAGAAACCGCGGAGATACAGTGCGCAGGCTCTTCCAGCGCTCCTCTTCAGCATCAAACCCCCCACAGCAGCGCACAGGTAAGGCACGACATTATGCACCTTTTATTAATGCAACGCCAATTACGGAATTGCAATCAAAGCTGATTGATAAgtcctctgtgtgtttgtgcgtgcatGAAAATTGAGTTTGGCATCAGTTTAGACGCATCCGCTGACCTGGAGGCtgtcaaacaaaaacatttgaatgaaatctGCGCCACACAAACATCTGCGGGCTTTATTCCGCGAacacctctttttttcccccccacctCTTAATCACTTTAATCGACAAGTGGCAGCAAACTGCGACATTATAACCATATTGGTATTAAGAACACTGAtatcacacgcacacaccgaCTCATCCAGCCGGACTACACACACACCGGCACGGATACACCCACGCACTCTTAGCCTACTGATAGATGCAAGTCATGTCCATAACCCGCATGCTTGTTCGTTGCAAGTTGCAACTTATTAACACAATGAAGGATGTAGTATAGTCTGAGGAGTCTGTGTCCACATCGGTTGGTCTGATGCAAAGTAATTGCGCAGCATATATTCGCCGGTGAGACCAAAAGCAGCCGCTGCTCCGCGCGGCTTTCGCTGCAATTAGACGTCTTTTTGCGCACACGCAACGCACGACTTGTTTGCGCGATTTCTTCCCCCTCCCCCTAAAGGTTTCACACCACAGCGCGTTTTGCAACAGCACGtctagaggaaaaaaagaagaagggaaaaaaaggggccattttgtttgaattttttcagcaAACACCTGTTGAAATGATTGCATGCCCAGCCGTTTGCACAGCTCCTGCAGTGAGAGAGGCCCCAAGGTTCGTTTGCTTTGACACACTCGCAAATCTAGGAATTTGGAGTTGTAAGTGATTGGGTTGTCCTCCCTCCTGTGGCCATGCAAGTCAGGGCTGCATCTTCACACATGTGAATGTGTGCCTTTCACCCCTTTGGTACAgttcttcctctctccctccctctctgctgCATTGCTTCAGCGCCACACTATACAGACATCTAGAGGACCAGATTTATGAATAATAGCAGGGGGGGTTGCAATGGATCAGTCTTCTGTAGTTTAAATACATTCAGGGTGAAAATGTCAATGTTGGGCATCTGCATATGCACGTTTAGCAGGAGCGGTTTAAGGATTTGGTCAGAAAATCCTCATGAAGTGGAAAGATTAAGAGCAGAGCACAGACATTACGGTGACGGGAGAGTTGGGCAGCGTTGGCGGATGACGGTGCGAGGCATCAGGTGTCATCGTGTTGAGAAGGAGACGTGCAGATGTGACTTTGAAATCTGGTTTGGCTAATGGGTGTAGATTGGATTCTACCTCCCTTCTCTTTCACTgcctctttcactcacacacagacagagctgCAGTGCTATTCTGAGAGAGTTAGCTGCCTCAACCCACGCACAGAAtctgagaaagagagaaaggcagaaagagggagaaagaggaaaaggaggGGAGCAAGAGGAATAAAGGAGAGAGGCAGAGACCGACTACGAGGGGGTTTACAGAATGCCGGCTTTATCCTCTCACATGCACGCATGTACACACTCGCACAGTAAAGGGTTTCTTTGCTGTTTCACATTCTTTCCCTCTTACTCTTCCAACAGCGGTTGATTTGCAGTCCTGATTAGCACTTCTCTTCTCCTCTTGCGTGTGGCATGGACTGTGTTTGCAGATCTGTTTGGTGGTGCTGTTTGTGTGATGTGTTGTATTGGTAAGTGCTGGGAGAAATGTACTTGATTCTGTGCCACCCACACACCGCCCTCCCACTCATGGTCGTCTCTGCATCTATACCTCTGGCTCTTCCCGCTCGCCACAATCTCTTTGCTCATTTAAATCCCTACCCTGCATTTATCCCTCTGCTCCCGTTCTCTATCATTGGCTTTTCAGGAGAGTGTTCCTCCTGCAACCAAACAGGCACActaaaacacacgcacacacacttgcagCTTTCCACgatgcatttaataaaaataactgtggtgtgcgtgtgtgtacccAAAAtgatcacacacactcacaaaaagGGTCAGTAAGTGTGGAGAAGAGGTTGCAGAGCTGCTTTCTAATCTAATGTCTCTCGTTTGTATTGCAGTGGACATTCGGCCAACGCTTTTCCAGATTTGTCCGTACGTAAACCCGAAGACAGTTGTGGAAATCAAGCAGAACACTTAGAAACgacaagaagggaaaaaaaaatcacccggAGAACTCTTTTGGAACATTAGTCAGTGGGAGAGCTGCTGTGCTTcgtgtttctcatttttcctcCACTGAACTCTCCTCAGAAGGTTAGAGGAGCATGTAACTGAAACAAGTGGAGCCCTCGGTGATTTCAGCATTCTGTCTCCCCCATCTGTGCCTACATTCTCTGCTACAGATAGGGACATTTTGATAATTACATATAATTATAATTTCTGTGGGAGACAGATCTGCCTCTGTCTATTATTGCCAACACCTCCAACACAATAACTTCACACATTTACATATTTCTCCACAAAAGTGATATTCTTTCAACATCGGAGACAAATCAGGAATAATTTTACTTAGAGAGACATGTCACACGGAGAAGCAATGTGCCATTCACTTCATATCTAATTAGCGACACAGTTGAGTGACACGGGCAACATTTTGTGCCTACAAGCTGAAGGCAGAGCACTTAAAATCATGACAT
This sequence is a window from Oreochromis aureus strain Israel breed Guangdong linkage group 11, ZZ_aureus, whole genome shotgun sequence. Protein-coding genes within it:
- the ube2s gene encoding ubiquitin-conjugating enzyme E2 S, translating into MNSNVENLPPHVLRLVYKEVSALAADPPEGIKIYPSEEDITELHTAIEGPEGTPFAGGIFRMRLVLGKDFPAVPPKGYFLTKIFHPNVGHKGEICVNVLKRDWKAELGLKHVLLTIKCLLIHPNPESALNEEAGRLLLEDYAEYESRARLLTEIHAMGGTSGAPQDPNDGPQPKKHAGDPMKRAGPSAASVPAALGNGANGASTTTSNSNSNSSTNNVAGKKKADKKRALRRL